Part of the Benincasa hispida cultivar B227 chromosome 11, ASM972705v1, whole genome shotgun sequence genome, TCTATCTAAATCAAAATATGAACAAACTAATGATGCTTAAATTGCATAATCTCCTTCTCACTTAACTAGATAAAGCAGTTGAAAATATAACAATCAGATCCaaaatattaatagatataATACAATGCAAAATAATTTGCAGATGtagcaaaatttagatccaTATCAATTAAAGGAGTCTATTAGCAATggagtctatcactaataggaTTCTAAAAGTCAATACGCACATTAGAAGGGGTACAAATGGGAATTCACCTCCTGAATGTAGCACATGTGAGGGAAGGTGTACAATGTGTTTTGTATTTAGGGAATTTAGTGTGTCAGAAGTCTTTGTGCTGAATGTTTATATTTTGGGAATAAGATGTCTGCGTCCTTGTGAAGGTGAGATTACCACCCTCTCTAATAGGTGGAGAAGGATTGTAAGAACATGGACTTTGTATATGTCTCTTATAATACTATATTGCTAGGGGATACCTTGCAGTAACGCATTTAAAATCATTTAGGAATCTTCAACGAGATATTAGAAAACTTACAGTTGAATTTCTTTTTTGCTATCTTGCCATCGTTGAGTGAATACAGGAAGCTTTTAACAGTTTCAGCATTAAATTTGGCAGTATACTGCATTCAGAAATGTGATATTTTAAAAGAGAATACAGATTATTAAACCAGACTGTTTTACAGAAAATGAGAGATGAAGTCATACCTGAACAACAACAATATAGTATTTTGAATTGTTGCGATCACTGCAATCAACAACATGGGATGGGGCTTGAGTATTTACCTGAAcagaaaaaacaaaagtaaCCCAGTGCCAGTCAATTTTGAGCATCCACAGAAACTGGCCTAAGAACAAGAGATCCTGATCGAATTCCTAGTCCTAGATATGaattgatatataatatattttacaGTAGTACACAATAAATGCTGAGTTCTtgtaaaccaaaatttaaattataaatggCTGACACAAGTCATCAGTATTTGACAATGAATTTTGTCTATCTTAAAACTGACATAATACATCTAAAAATTGTCGACAAATCAGTAGTAGTATTTCCATTTTAACTAAACTTTTATTGATTATCAACAGCACATTtgcaaaagtaataaaaaaaaatgaaaaggctTTTTCCTCCATGTCCTATCTCTTTCTAATTCTGTTGggcaaatttaatttattagaaGTAAAATCATAAGACTTCTACGCCAAGAACTATTTGGAAGGTGAAAATAGTTATATATTATAagatttcatttgtttttctaTATGGAACTTGCCCAAAACAATTCATTTACACATGgagaaatagaaaattttcGGGAACTCACTCTCAAATTAGCACTGATAAAGAAAAGTTCTAAAAATCTTAGAGTGTCTGAACTAGAAACTACAATATACACAAGCTCCGAGAAAATCATACAAATCTAGTTCAATCCCATCTAAAATTCTCCTACTTGTTGACGCCAAAACTTTCCAACAAAGGTCCCGTGATGGTATTGCCACAAAATCCTGAACTTTCTACCAAAGGGATAGTCTCAAGCAATCTAGCATGAAATGTCTTAAGAAATTTTTGGGAGCATATATACTCACAAATTAATGATTTATCATTGGCTAAccaaataaaaagtaaaaaaaagaaaacccctCGACTAAGGACTTAAATAAAGCACTACAAAAATGCTTGGTTCAATACATTTATAACTAGCAGGAAAATGCATATCCCTCTCCAACAGAGCTACAATTCAGTAAGAGAAACATTTCAACAACAATGGTAATTCGATCGAAAGCATTTCCACTAAATATTCTACGCAGTACGCACCACTTCAAATCCAAATAGAGAAAATAGAATATGAAAAGGGTTAAATGCAGTCAACATACGCACTCGAAATCGTCAATAAaaaggagggaaaaaaaaaaaaggaatccGATTCCAAAACGCACCAGAACGATGCTCTTGCAGAGATGGTCGACGGAGGCGGCATCAAGAACATCCCGTCGCGCTTCGAGAGGCCAATCGTAGTAATCGGAAGGCACTCTCTTGAAGGAGAAGTCGTTGACAGAATTGGTTCTGAGAATGGCAGAGAGTCGAGCCACGGTGTCGCCATCTTCACCATCAGAGGGAACAGAGGAAGTTGCAGAGTCGAGATTTGGAAGGTATGCGAGCTCAAGCTTTGAAATTCGATGGAGGATTAGGGTCTGCCGGTGTTCGAGCTTCGCTAGTGCTTCCATGTAGTTTTGCTCTGCCATTGCTTCACTCTCAGTCCCCATTCGCTCATTCGGCTGAAtgctctctttttttttttttaattgcaaGTTTGGTcctctaaattttcatattcataTTCGTGTCTaacaaattttgtaaaataaaattttcattctaataaattttggttaaattataaaaaacatGTCCATAAAGTTTGTATAAAAAATGActcttaactttcaaaattttcaaaaatatccttaaatttaaaaaaaaattcaaaaaataccTTTGTCATAGAAACCGTtaaagttttatttcaaaaatacctttagcttaataaaagttcaaaaatacttCCACCGTTAATATTTGAACAAAAACCATTAATTCCTCGTGACAAAAATgacttaaaaattattaaaaaaaatatattaaaaaatcctCTTActaatcaatttgtttgaagttttttaaattcgaaaagaatcaattttaaaataaattatatatatatagaattttaaaataaatataccaaaacgataaataatcaaataaaaaaaagtatcaaCCTAAATCAAGTTGGTtctaaggaatttaatatttattttagttcttagaTAGGTTATTGAGCAAAAAAAGTCGTTGGGATGTTTCAAATGCAATTCCAGCTTAAATGGAGCAATTAGCAAGCAACGGGAGGCAAGACGGTAAAATCGAGCAAGGGGAGGCACGACGTTACGCAAGTGCTACGACACTTATGTCCCGCACTATTCATAGAGATAGTCTGCTAGGCAAGCGTTCCAGTCATGTCCTGCGACACCGCATTACTCTCCATTTAATATGCATGCACGAAGAGGCACTCCTTCCAATTTGCTCTCCAAGGCGTTTCGTGAGGGGGTCTTCAGCATCACAACATTTTGGTATGTTTTGGTTGtttgagaaaattggtgtaagctAAGAATTGGAAGATTAATATGAGTACCTATATGTACGATAAATAgtcaaattctttttttatttgactatttatcatTTTGGTATGTTTCAAgaggaaattttttattttggaattttgtgaaattttttggtattttatgttttaacttaaaatttttgtttgtattgTGGTTGTTGAGAACATTGGTGTAagctaaaattgaaaaattaagagaaatatgagagtACTTATATGAAAAAAGTGAGGATATCTatataaggttaaattataaaaaaaaaaaatgtctctGAACTTTACACTTCATGTAAAAAatgccactatgttcaagacccggaatcaacccttaagggagcaatctatctacctacccctacttcggggaaggagtgaattccatcttgtgtagctgagttcccagctcccaaatcaaacaaatcccctaggtttgttgagttggcaatctggtcctcacccatactaatcaaaggaccgccctcagaGGCAGGaatttccaaaacactcaggattaaggtcatatcacctatggtcgtttaggtgagatgtaagtctcaactatcaacggcattatataaagagacgaatcatctcgtggtccagtcttatacaaactctttgtgtaggacaccccactcgcatgtctccacatgaatggtcaggatcaaccgtCTGTAGCAGTTCACAATActtataaacctctacaaagcgggtcgtatctgtagtctcaccaagatcaggtatcccttcttaatccttatactacagaccttttagattatcacttaaggcataatccacttgtatgtctcatatacatgcttaagttttcatacaataaccatggagctttgtttattggatgagtaaatgcaaaataaaataactcttatttttattcataacaatgtgtacagtatttacaaactacgagactccgggagaattagaacaccgatctcaacaatatatatatatatataactatatgttatatcaaatataacacatagttttcatattgtcaaatacaatataatctatattttaaattctctcaataatataCGGTAtgtaaataaatcaattttatattaaatttaattatatgaatcaaattcacataattaatatttgaatcatattcaaatatatatttcctctcaaataaacttatattataatgtatcaaatacattgtattaattatatcatatataattaactcccTTCATTAATTTGAaggattcaaattaattcaaaattaattctcaataatcccagttgagctatagagggaaCTATATGGACCTTTAGATCGAAGCtttaatggtacttgaataattaattaaacttctttaattaaattactcaacatccattaactgtcggtcactctgaaggaaatcggactcgatatttccatgagcagcggaaataagattattccaaatcataatcatgaatgaacattacatatACAATCTACTTCCAAACAAGCGGTTATgcaattaatatagaaattacagcatgaaaactcaaatgaacaaagagcaatactctacgaacatttgaagatgcgtctccacgctcctttggGCACGATCactcgaacaacaacaacctcgaacgctcgatctacacgaccgcaacacagcacgaacactttaCGCTCTTCCTCAACGATCGCTTCggccacgaactcctccgcaacagcacgaacggcctccaaagcACCTCAacggtgtcaagttgagtatgacaccaccaacaaggctaccttggtattctcggtgtgagaatccagagggtgggctctgttcagacttggaatgaggcagacgaaggaaacaccaatcgtgtacacggactgggcaagtgggagatggcaaagACCTATCGTAAGGTCAATGTCAATCGTTTAactaaagctatgcgatcatttagctcatcgtttagctcggtctgtcacctacagacactacacgatcgtttactttggacaagcgatcgtctagcaaaagctattcGATCGTTTGATAAatactgtacgatcgtttagctatcattgcacgatcgtttagatcacccaagctatcgtttagtaaatatttacttaacaaCTCCGTGAGTTTATTTTGCCGaaagaaatctcaaaaactttttatgaaaaacttttcaagagtttgtatatcttactaaaattaggaaaaccattttccttttatctcacggtaaccatgaaaatccaataaccacccactcaactgattattaaagaaaaagaattaattatccaataactaatattattataaatataaataataaccaacttatcatactatatttataacctatagttttaatatttcatctcatgaaacatataaaccatagttctttttctattccatggtacttaatgtaaatctcatttacatcaatcctccactagatgtatctcgcacatcataccgattatatcatatataattaaaatacctcttgtcaatttgaacatttcaaatcaacaccaagaaccgatcctcaactgaatccattgagctaccaaagggaccttatgaacctgtagctcgaagctccaacagtatgtgaataactgactaaactctttagtcacgggatccaccatccgttaaccgCCAGGCAATCCACTAAagcgacagctgaactctcatTACTACAGATTTATtgtgtgtccatcttaaccaatcagcagtgcaacaaccattcacagatcgctcgtaagtacagttgggtcaataaccgttatgcccttataattacatctgtctccttaagtaccactgattctggtgacattacggatacgatccgctttggatataaccagtcaacagtgtgatgacccttcacaaattgcttataagtacagtttgttcaaaattaaattttttccctgtagttacatctaactccttaagtaccactgatccctctaatgaataataaatcatagttcaactatgaccaaaaccttctcgagctaggagagggtatggtgccacattgtccaagccccaaaatcagccattaagggagcaatttatctatttaccccgacattggagaatgagtgaattttgtcttatgtagttgtgttcccagtttttcaatcagacaaatccccgaaatggtaggcttattgagtcgacgatctggccactctcaccatacaaatcaaatcatttgtagcactttacaacaattgtaacatctacaaaaatgtcaaattgtAATTTTTCGTTAGTTGCCTTTAATAATTTGACCGTTTTAATTATATGACGTGGAAAGATTCAGTTAAAAATTTTTTCATGGTTAACGACCTCAACATTGTCAtgactgaggattgtcctcgAGTTCTAACCCCTGATGCAACAGAAAATGTTCGTGATGCATACGAAATGTGGACAAATGCTAATTCTAAAGCCagagttcacattttggcaaatATACTTGATGCAttagccaaaagatttgagagcatggtcactaCACATTAGATCATGCAATTAATGCAAGAATCGTTTAAGCGAAATTTCTCACAATTCAAGCAAAACGGGGGTTGATGACAATAAAACCAGTAATGTCAGCTCCCTAAATAAACTtcagtccatattgaatgtcaagggacaaatagagaaagaaattgttGCTAAATCTAGTGAAGTTAATCaacgaggattgtcctctaagATGCAACTTAGAGTTTATGATATAagttatggaggattgtccagaagaggaagaactccaaaaaaataaatttgatttatttgtcttggagacgtgcatagtagagaatgatgattctgtcaggatagttgattcaagagctactaatcacgtatgtTCTTCTCATCAAAGATTTAATTCCTAGAGACAATTGgtagctggagagatgactctcagagtcggtactggtgaggtcatttcagttgttgttgtaggcaaggttaagttatttttggacaagaaatgatatatattatttgatggCGTAAATGTAGTACCTCATatcaaaaggaacttaattttagtttcttgtttGAATGAGCAAAAGTATTCCTTATCCTTCtctaaaaataaagtatttatttttaaaaatggaatgGAGCTGggctttggttcaatggaaaataacttatatgtactaaggtcgttagttacAAAAATCGTGCTAAATACTGAAATTCTCAAAACGACAACAACTGTTAAAAGACcaagagtttctcctaaagaaaatgcccatctttggcatctaaagttaggtcacattaatatcaataagattgagagattggtgaaaaatggacatctaaatggtttagaagaaaacttttgaCCTGTATGTAAGCCATGCCTTGAACGCAAAGTGacaaaacaaccttttactagaaaaagttacagagccaaggagaccttagagcttatacattcagacctttgtggtccgatgaatataagagcaagagaagggtatgaatatttaatctctttcatagatgattattctagttatgagtatctatacctaatgatacataagtctgaagcacttgaaaagttcaaggagtataagactgaagttgaaaacttgttaggtaaaaagataaaaacactacgatttgatcgtgggcaagagtatatggacttaagattccaaaactatatgatagaacatggaattacgtcccaactctcagcctaggtacacctcaacaaaaatGGTGTattaaaaaggagaaacagaaccctgttcgacatggttcggtctatgatgagttatgctcaacttCCTAACTCGTTTTaaggatatgcagtagagattgttgtttatattttgaacaatgttccctcagatattgtttctgaaacaccttttaagttatgagaggtcgtaaaggtagtttacgccacttcataatttggggatgtccaacccATGTGCTAACGgaaaaccctaaaaagttggaaccttgttcaaaagtatgcccatttataggctaccccaaggaaacgagaggtggatacttctttGATTCAAATGAGAATAATGTGTTTATGTCTACGaatgctaccttcttggaagaagaccacataagggatcataaaccatgaagaaaaaattttttaagtgaaatttctaatgaatctactgagacttcaacaatGGTTATTAAAGGGGttgatacatcaacaagagttgttgatgtaggTTCGTTTAGTCATgcacatccatctcaagagttgagattgcttCAACAAagtgggagagttatgaacccacctgtacGCTACATAGGTTTAACAGAAGTCCAAGACATCATAGATGATGATAGTGTTGAGGATACACTGttttataaacaagcaatggaagatgttgaaaGGATGTATGGATTAAatccatgaatcaagaaatggagtctatatactttaattctgtttgggagcttgtagatcaacctggtggggtaaaacctatagattataaatggatctacaagagaaaaagaggtatAGACCTTTAatgctagacttgtggcaaaaggttccaggttgagggagtggactatgaaaaaactttctcacctgttgtcatgttaaagtctatcagaattctcttgtccatagccacatgttatgactatgaaatatggccaatggacgttaagactgccttttttaatggtaatcttgaagagatcatctacatgaatcaaccagaaggattcattgaacaagataaaaaacaaaaggtttgtaggcttaattgatccatttatagactgaaacaagcatttcgatcttggaacataagattttatactgcgatcaaatcttatggctttgatccgAATGTTGATAAtttttgtgtttacaagaaaatcatcagcAGCTCATTGAGAAttatgtaggttttctgactgatgtaaagaaatgacTGGccctccaattccaaatgaaagatttgagagaggcgcagtttgttctagggattcaGATCATcagggattgtaagaacaaaagattggccttatctcaggcatcgtatattaacAAGATGCTTAttagatattcgatgcacaattctaagaaaggtttattaccttttagacatggaattgtattgtccAAGGAGCAGTGTCTTAAGACTCTTCAATAGGTTGAGGCAATGAAACGAATTTCCTATGCATAGGCTGTTGGTaaccttatgtatgcaatgttatataccagacctgacatttgctatgcagtaaggattgttagtagatatcaatccaatccaggattagatcactagacaacgatcaaaacaatcctcaaatacttttggagaatgagggactatgtgcttgtgtatggagataaagatttgatccttacagaatacacagactctgactttcaaactaattgggattctcggaaatccacatcagaCTCAGTGTTTActttgaatggaggagctatagtttggcaaagcatcaagaAAGGATGcacgcagactccactatggaagtcgaatacgtagctgcttgtgaagctgctaaagaggctatttggcttaagaagtttcTTATTgctttagaagttgttccaaatatgtctttgcccacacactttattgtgataacagtggtgttgtggcaaattctaaggaacctaggagtcatagA contains:
- the LOC120090048 gene encoding uncharacterized protein LOC120090048, with protein sequence MGTESEAMAEQNYMEALAKLEHRQTLILHRISKLELAYLPNLDSATSSVPSDGEDGDTVARLSAILRTNSVNDFSFKRVPSDYYDWPLEARRDVLDAASVDHLCKSIVLVNTQAPSHVVDCSDRNNSKYYIVVVQYTAKFNAETVKSFLYSLNDGKIAKKKFNLRLAPEETSAKLTGYEHNGVTCIGMRTDIPVILDEAIVKLNPDYFWLGGGEIDLKLGIRTSEFINFVKPFIIKCS